The DNA sequence CACGTAATTTAGCAAATAAAAACCGAATAGAAAATACGCGAGTATTTTCGTAAGTAGGCTAGAACCAGCAATAAATTATATACGGCTTAAGTTTGAAATCTATTAAATTAGATATAAATCAGAAAGCATAAAAAAAAGCTTACAAAATCAACTACTTGAATTTGTAAGCCCAATATAATAGTGTCTAATATTTTTGAAGAAATGACTTGTTTTTTACCTCAGTTCTTTGTTGTATGGCGTTTTTATCCTAATTTTTCGTTTAAAGTTTCTATAAATGAGTTGTTGATGTTTTTAGCTAATTTAAATTCTTTAATTATTTGATTGGAAACTTCTAAAAATTTTAATCTTGCTTTTTTCAGGTGTGCATTATTTTTAGGTAGTCCCGAAACAGAATTTCTCAAGAATTTCATTGATTCAATAGATTCTCGCATATTCGGTTTGAGATTGATTAGTGAATCAAGTAAATCTTGAAGAGTTGCGTAATCTTGTTCGATGTGATATACAATTATTGATACTTTTTCTTGAGCACTAAAAACTTTCGCAAAGTAATAGGCGAATTCTTCGATTTCGGCATTCAATTTATAAGTAATAGAATTCATCGATTCTGAATAAACCTTAACACTCTTTTTAACTCTCTTGTCAAATTCAGATAAACCTTGGTCTACAAATTTGTCTATTTTAATTCTCTGATTTTTTGTTTCTTCTCCAAGTTTTGAAATTAAATCTGAAATTGTATTTAAGCTTTTTATACATTCACTGAATAAACCTGCATCTTCAACAATTTGGTCTATTTCAGATTGGCTCAATTCTCCGTTCTGAACTTGTAATTCGAAATCTGTTTGTTTGTTGCCAGATATGATTTTATTTAATTCATCAATAGAGTTTTCATTTAAGTTCTTTGATTTTGGTATTAGAATTTTCCATTGAGTAGGTGTTTTTTTAAATGTTTCTTCATTTGCAATTTCCCAAGTTGTTTTATCTGTTTCAGGAAGATGAGCAATAATAATTACGGGAAGATTTGAATTCAGCCAATAGTTGTAATGAATTTTAGTAACATAAAGTGTCAATGAGTTTTTAGAGTCGTGGAAATTCCCTTTACCAGTTTTTATTTGTGCAGAAATAAATTTTCCAGTCGGTTCTCCATTTAGTTTTTGTTCGATTAAGGCATCTATTCCTACGTCTACAATTGGTTGTTCTCTGAAAATCCAATCTAATTCTTTAGTAATTAAAAGGGCAGTAGCATAAACTCCAATTCTTTCAGTATTAATATCTCTCATTCCTTGTTTTAAATGACATACAACGGCCTCGTATAACCGTCAGTTACGGGTTAATATGCGTTAATTTTCGGTTTAGCACAGACGTTAGCAATTCCGAGTGGATTCGGACGTAGTCGAATCCGCCGTAATTGCGGTTATACATTGTTGTACTGCGTTTTTTTATTCCATCGTACTGTTATTTTGTCGAACCACAAATCTCTTTCATTGACAACAAAATCGAACTCTTTTCCATCGTCAGTTATTATTCTAATTCCGTTGTCAATTAGTTTTGCGGTTTTCCTCTTAACAATTTCTTTTATTGTCGAATATTCGATATCCGTTTGTCCTTTTTGAATATTTATTTTATGCGATTTGAAAATCACTTTTTTATTTGTCAAGAAAATTTTTCCGCCAACGCCTTCAATTCCGCGAAATAAGTTTGCGGGTCCTTCAATCTCGATTTCTTCATTTAATTCAAGTTCTGGTTTAATTTGCATTCCCATTTTTTTCGAGAACTTTCCAGCAAATTTTTCATTCACGTAAGGAAATCCAATTCCGAAAAAAATTCCGAAGAACACTCCTTGAAAAATCAAGCTGTTAATTGAATAAAGTTTTTCGTCAGAGAAATAATCAAAAGTCCAGAGTAAAAAAGTGTAAAGAATTGCAGTTCCGATTGCAAATATTATTCGGTACTTCCAACTAATTTTAATCATCTTATTTCCTATTTCCATAATGTTTGTCTTAAATGCAGTACAACGTTTGGTGTATGGTTAGTTGCGTGTTTAAGCAACTAATTTAGTAAACAAAAACGAACGCGAGAAAATTCCGAAGGAATTTTCCAAGTAAGCACTCGCCAAAGCAATTAATTATACACGGTGTTACCCGACGTTTTTATTCTTTTTCTAATTTAACTATTAAGTCATCAATTGAATGCCCTTGATTTAATTCCAATTCCACAGTTTTAAATCCAACTTTTCTTATTTTGATTTTTACTGGATTATCGGGACAAAATCCATAACTGTCAGAATTCATAAAAAAAATGCCTGTCGAATCTGTTGCAAAAACACAATTTGTTTCAACATTTTGAGCTGTTGCTCTTACTAATTCTGTACATCTTATGTTCGTAAATTCAAGGAATGCTTTTTCAATCGGTTCTTTTGTGTTAGAGTCGATAACCTTTCCGTTAACAATTACCCAACAATCACAAGAAATTAGCACGAAAGAAATCAACATTCCAAAAATTAGCCTTTTATATTTCATTCGGTCAGTATGTTTTAGTCATTGCAATTGTCATCATTATTCCGATATACAAAAATGGAATTGCACTTAAAAAAATCCAAATCAGATTTTTTTTTAATTCAGATTTATGTTTAGAAATCAAAAGTATTGTGTTTATCAACGACCAGAAAATTCCACCATAAAACAAAATTAGGAATAGCCAATTTCCATAATTGTAAATCCAACTCCCTCTAAAAGGTTCAACTGCATATTTGATAAAAAGTCCAGTTAGGCAAATTCCAATAATTAGAATTCCACTTTTTTTAGTCCAATTTATATTTCGAAGTGTTATGTTCAATGTTTGGTCAAATGTTGGGTAACGTGTTTGTGTATGGTTAGTTGCGTGGTTAAGCAATTAATTTAGCAAATACAAACCGAATAGAAAATCCGCGAGGATTTTCGTAAGTAGGCGAGTACTAGCAATGAATTATACACGGTGTTACCCACAGTTTTTTATTTCAACATCCAATTTATTAAATCTTTTTCATTTACTATCGCCCAAGAATGTGGATGCCTTTCTCCATTTGCTCGATAACCTCGATTTTCGGTGTTTATTAATTCAACATTGTTTTCTCCAAATTCGATTTTTAATTTGTCTGATAATTTTTGAATGTAAAAAGCATTTAAATCTTCATATTCATTTTTTGCGTATTCTTTCCACCATTTTAAATCAGGTTCTGTATAAAACCTAATTTTTAATTTTTCCAATCCTTTTAGATTGTCAATATTTTCCGTTTTAAATGTATAAGGCGAATTCTGTTCGTAAGTATTAATTCCATTTGATGGATTTCCAAATTCTTTATCAAACATATTCTTAATCCAAGTAGATTCTTGGATAGATGATTCTGAAAAGTTAAGTTTTAAATTCTTTTCGGCAGTTCCATAAAGTCCAAGAAGGTCAATAGGTGAATCCACTATAAAAACTCCTTTCGGTTGAATTTGACTTTCATTCTTTACAAGATAATCACTAATTAATAGACTTACATTTCCACCACTTGAGAATCCGCCTATAAAGATGTTCTCTTCGGATAAGTTTTTTTCCTTAACTATTCTTGTTAATTGTTCCGTTAATTCTTGTTTTTCTTTTTGGCTTAAAAATAATTTTTGGTTTAAGTTCATTGCTAAAACTGAAAAGTCATTTTTTACACTTATTTCCGTAATTTTAAATTCAGACAATGTGTTCTCCGCATCACAAGGAAAACAAGGGAATAAAATCAATAATCCTCTTTGATTTTCGGCTTTTATCAATTCAAATTCGGCTGTCTTAATAATTTCAGGTTTTGGTCTTTCAGTCCGATTTATTTTCTCGGATTTTCCTTTGCAAGAAGTTATAATTAAAAGTAAAATTATGATGTATTTCGTCATCTCTTAAATTGTGGGTAACGTGTTTGTGTATGGTTAGTTGCGTGGTTAGGCAACTAAGTTAACAAACATTTACGAACCCGTGAAAATTCCGCAGGAATTTTCGCAAGTAGGGAAGAACCTAGCAATTAATTATACACGTTGTTACCTATAGTTTTTTTTTATTTAGGCAGATTTCAAGTGTTGAAATTTTCCTTTAAATTCATTTTGGAACTTTAATTCTCGCAAGAGTTTTAGCGTATTACTCCGTTTTACGAATCCAGATTAGTTTAGATTAGTTTTCCTGCGTGTAGTTCAACCGTAACGATAAACGTTAGCTTTTCAAACTTGGTTTCCTTTATCAATCTATTTAATCTAGATTTATCTTAGTTGTTTTAATTCTCAAAATAGAGAAGAGTTATTTAATTTGGATTCCTTATATTAATCTTTTTAATCTAAAATTATCTTAGTTCCTTTTAAAATTAAAGCAGAGTAGAGTGAGTTGTTTATTGGTTTCCTTTCTTTAATTTTTTAAAATCTAAATTATCTTGGTTTCTTTAATCAAATTGAGTTTACTCCGTAATACTTTTCAGGCTGCATTAATCATCCGAGTAAACCATCCAACGTTGGTAGTTTTAATGTTTAAATTTGAAAAAAATGTTTGTTGGCGACAAAATGTCTTGTCCTGAAATATGGCTACAGGTTAAAATTGTTTTTAAGCTGATAATTTATATACCATATTCGGTGTTTTATAGTCTAAAGATAAATGTAATCTTATTTGGTTGTATAAATTAATTGCATTTTTTGTAGCTCTTTTCGCGTGATCCACGTTATCAAAGGTTTGGTCGAGGTAAAATTCATCTTTTAATATGCCGTTCACACGGCTATGCTGTAACTGCCATACCATTGAAGTTTGAAATCTATTAAATTAGATATAAATCAGAAAGAACAAAAGAGAGAATTAAGGTTAATATATACGGTGAAGCTTTAGACTTCGACAACATTGATAATCCTCTCTCTTTTACTACTAAATCACGATCAGTTCTGTGAGACTATAGATCTCGATTTCAAGTTGTTGTGAATCCAGTAGTTAGTTCTTTCATAAATCATTTCTTATGAATAAATATAAAGAAACTTTTGGAGTTGACATCAGCAAAGATGTATTTGATGTTTATGGTACCCTTTCGGGTCATAATCAGTACAAAAATGATGAATCAGGATTCGTTAAGTTTCTAAAAGAATTACCAGATACAGCCTTAGTGGTTATGGAAGCAACAGGTTATTATCATTATCGGCTTGCTCAGTTTTTGTACAAAAATAAAATAGTAGTTTCTGTGGTAAATCCTTTATCCATTAAGCGTTTTATTCAAATGAAATTAGCCAAAGTAAAGACAGATAAGAGCGATGCTAAATCGATATGTGATTATGCCTTAATCAATGCAGTACCCATATACAATGCGCTCACAGATGTACAGAGTGAATGTTTACAGCTATTTAGATTGTTAGATGTTTATCTAAAACACCGTACAGCAACCAAGAACAAGCTACACGGGGAAGAGACTTTGGGCATACCATCAAGGTATGTGTACCGTTCATTAAAACGTAATAAAAAGCATCTAGACAAAGAGATTTCTGCTATCGAATTGAAACTTCTATCATTAATCAAACAAGAGCAGCAAGAACAACTAACATTGCTTAGAACTGTTCCTGGCATAGGTCAGAAAACAGCATTGTTTTTAATTGTTATAACCGATGGTTTTTCAAAGTTTGAACACGCAGCACAGTTATGTAGTTACGTTGGAATTACACCTACCATAAGGGAGTCTGGCAGTAGTGTTAAAGGTAGATCACGGATAAGTAAAGTCGGTAATAGGAAACTACGTAATCTATTATTTCTATGTTCGTTTAATGCCTGTAAGCATAATAAAGCGTGTCGGGAACTTTATGAGCGTATAGTAAACAAAGGAAAGAGCAAGAAAGTGGCATTAATAGCTGTAGCTAATAAGCTGATTAAACAATGCTTTGCAATTGCGAAATCAGGCACAGCGTATGATGAAACTTACGTTTCTGTATTGCTTAAGTAATTAAAAAAAATAGAATAAAAAAAAGCTTACAAAATCAACTACTTGAATTTGTAAGCCCAATATAATAGTGTCTAATATTTTTGAAGAAATGACTTGTTTTTTACCTCAGTTCTTTGTTGTAAGCAGCTTTTTATTTTTTAACTCGATTTTCAAATGATATTTCACTGTATTTAGGATTGTTTTCAGAGTAGGTGACTTTGAATTTATCTCCGACATTTACTTTTTCCAATTCAGTTTTATTCAGTTTTTCGGTTCCGCTATATTTTTGTCCGTCAACTTCATAATTATAGTTTATGTAATAACCTCGACTTATTATACTGTATTTTTTATCAATTGTTCCGATTGTAGTTTCAGGAACTTTTTCAAGTTCATTTTTTTTAGAATAATGATTATAAATTCCGTAAGTCAAAACACATAAACAAATCAGAGTGAGAATCAGAAATGGTTTTTTTCCACTTTTATTTTTTCTATTCAATTTGTTATTTTTTTGTCTAAATATGGTTATTTTCAAATTGCTTACAACGGTTTTGTATATGAAAAGTAGCGGATTTTACGCACTAATTTTTCGGATTATAACTGACTTTAAATTTATAAAATTCATTTTTGTTAAAGCACTTAAACCGCTATTTTTTATATACGTCTTAAGTTTGAAATCTATTAAATTAGATATAAATCAGAAAGAACAAAAGAGAGAATTAAGGTTAATATATACGGTGAAGCTTTAGACTTCGACAACATTGATAATCCTCTCTCTTTTACTACTAAATCACGATCAGTTCTGTGAGACTATAGATCTCGATTTCAAGTTGTTGTGAATCCAGTAGTTAGTTCTTTCATAAATCATTTCTTATGAATAAATATAAAGAAACTTTTGGAGTTGACATCAGCAAAGATGTATTTGATGTTTATGGTACCCTTTCGGGTCATAATCAGTACAAAAATGATGAATCAGGATTCGTTAAGTTTCTAAAAGAATTACCAGATACAGCCTTAGTGGTTATGGAAGCAACAGGTTATTATCATTATCGGCTTGCTCAGTTTTTGTACAAAAATAAAATAGTAGTTTCTGTGGTAAATCCTTTATCCATTAAGCGTTTTATTCAAATGAAATTAGCCAAAGTAAAGACAGATAAGAGCGATGCTAAATCGATATGTGATTATGCCTTAATCAATGCAGTACCCATATACAATGCGCTCACAGATGTACAGAGTGAATGTTTACAGCTATTTAGATTGTTAGATGTTTATCTAAAACACCGTACAGCAACCAAGAACAAGCTACACGGGGAAGAGACTTTGGGCATACCATCAAGGTATGTGTACCGTTCATTAAAACGTAATAAAAAGCATCTAGACAAAGAGATTTCTGCTATCGAATTGAAACTTCTATCATTAATCAAACAAGAGCAGCAAGAACAACTAACATTGCTTAGAACTGTTCCTGGCATAGGTCAGAAAACAGCATTGTTTTTAATTGTTATAACCGATGGTTTTTCAAAGTTTGAACACGCAGCACAGTTATGTAGTTACGTTGGAATTACACCTACCATAAGGGAGTCTGGCAGTAGTGTTAAAGGTAGATCACGGATAAGTAAAGTCGGTAATAGGAAACTACGTAATCTATTATTTCTATGTTCGTTTAATGCCTGTAAGCATAATAAAGCGTGTCGGGAACTTTATGAGCGTATAGTAAACAAAGGAAAGAGCAAGAAAGTGGCATTAATAGCTGTAGCTAATAAGCTGATTAAACAATGCTTTGCAATTGCGAAATC is a window from the Pseudalgibacter alginicilyticus genome containing:
- a CDS encoding IS110 family transposase — its product is MNKYKETFGVDISKDVFDVYGTLSGHNQYKNDESGFVKFLKELPDTALVVMEATGYYHYRLAQFLYKNKIVVSVVNPLSIKRFIQMKLAKVKTDKSDAKSICDYALINAVPIYNALTDVQSECLQLFRLLDVYLKHRTATKNKLHGEETLGIPSRYVYRSLKRNKKHLDKEISAIELKLLSLIKQEQQEQLTLLRTVPGIGQKTALFLIVITDGFSKFEHAAQLCSYVGITPTIRESGSSVKGRSRISKVGNRKLRNLLFLCSFNACKHNKACRELYERIVNKGKSKKVALIAVANKLIKQCFAIAKSGRAYDETYVSVLLK
- a CDS encoding DUF3592 domain-containing protein, which translates into the protein MNRKNKSGKKPFLILTLICLCVLTYGIYNHYSKKNELEKVPETTIGTIDKKYSIISRGYYINYNYEVDGQKYSGTEKLNKTELEKVNVGDKFKVTYSENNPKYSEISFENRVKK
- a CDS encoding GRAM domain-containing protein, with amino-acid sequence MEIGNKMIKISWKYRIIFAIGTAILYTFLLWTFDYFSDEKLYSINSLIFQGVFFGIFFGIGFPYVNEKFAGKFSKKMGMQIKPELELNEEIEIEGPANLFRGIEGVGGKIFLTNKKVIFKSHKINIQKGQTDIEYSTIKEIVKRKTAKLIDNGIRIITDDGKEFDFVVNERDLWFDKITVRWNKKTQYNNV
- a CDS encoding IS110 family transposase → MNKYKETFGVDISKDVFDVYGTLSGHNQYKNDESGFVKFLKELPDTALVVMEATGYYHYRLAQFLYKNKIVVSVVNPLSIKRFIQMKLAKVKTDKSDAKSICDYALINAVPIYNALTDVQSECLQLFRLLDVYLKHRTATKNKLHGEETLGIPSRYVYRSLKRNKKHLDKEISAIELKLLSLIKQEQQEQLTLLRTVPGIGQKTALFLIVITDGFSKFEHAAQLCSYVGITPTIRESGSSVKGRSRISKVGNRKLRNLLFLCSFNACKHNKACRELYERIVNKGKSKKVALIAVANKLIKQCFAIAKSGTAYDETYVSVLLK
- a CDS encoding DUF4365 domain-containing protein — its product is MRDINTERIGVYATALLITKELDWIFREQPIVDVGIDALIEQKLNGEPTGKFISAQIKTGKGNFHDSKNSLTLYVTKIHYNYWLNSNLPVIIIAHLPETDKTTWEIANEETFKKTPTQWKILIPKSKNLNENSIDELNKIISGNKQTDFELQVQNGELSQSEIDQIVEDAGLFSECIKSLNTISDLISKLGEETKNQRIKIDKFVDQGLSEFDKRVKKSVKVYSESMNSITYKLNAEIEEFAYYFAKVFSAQEKVSIIVYHIEQDYATLQDLLDSLINLKPNMRESIESMKFLRNSVSGLPKNNAHLKKARLKFLEVSNQIIKEFKLAKNINNSFIETLNEKLG
- a CDS encoding integrase core domain-containing protein — translated: MVWQLQHSRVNGILKDEFYLDQTFDNVDHAKRATKNAINLYNQIRLHLSLDYKTPNMVYKLSA